One stretch of Toxoplasma gondii ME49 chromosome XI, whole genome shotgun sequence DNA includes these proteins:
- a CDS encoding hypothetical protein (encoded by transcript TGME49_306940), translated as MQKLTLRRDQWRVESLSRWWAPLSSLWRSSSEGTQGSPGVQQSWQDFDCLFLTTVGKHSCRRTTRMPLLLRFELYQGHLKSPKITDSVLMH; from the exons ATGCAAAAATTGACTCTCAGACGTGACCAGTGGAGAGTTGAGAGTTTATCGCGCTGGTGGGCTCCTCTGTCCTCACTCTGGCGATCTTCAAGCGAAGGAACTCAGGGAAGTCCgggtgtacagcaatcatGGCAAGACTTTGATTGTCTGTTTCTGACGACGGTAGGCAAACATTCTTGTCGCAGGACAACGAGAatgcctctgcttcttcgattTGAGCTGTATCAAGGGCACCTGAAATCGCCGAAGATAACG GACTCGGTTCTGATGCATTGA
- a CDS encoding RAP domain-containing protein (encoded by transcript TGME49_306950) has protein sequence MRIPVCLFPPFCERRALQKHGDCWRLKITEWRSPPHSPLLHAPRLDTWVASRHRPSCLSSSRGSSFWTPRRQSDARGDLLSLPVFDSWLPTRPLRSPDFCSSSGMSEGFRFPERERRRPVVDSCPYAFSPLSSSASSASSRSLASQVFPPSSVSFFAFSVSGCAFASCRPSCSGLSPLSGGTSAPSPSQLKTRAKSLLQRLQSLASNEAGEETAPIRIPEKGSQRLTRLHAKLGTEREQGNRDEAATQGASSVISGPAQSPNREQRNGRERDDSEAGKSQALEDGDLLFLLHNLSLFSPSDLLLLLAALVRWTERSAACASTVSPSKGPLSPLAAPLPPTVGPLMREVVSQLGTQLALLPNFPTTALLCGDLVRSSPVRDTPRFWEAFFRFFLSSAQLKSTGSVGIHGSSLALSSASQLMQLLSFLASLKNQADQAHCRPSEGRTGDRERDSEACMQRGSASGAGEAAEGTEARHTRAEVNGGDKRADSSGFCSPDLSPEEKNATRGDKRGCSGEGEVTKGNESDGVLRDGRLGDSSPSDALALPSAPASLSFLLLGSGRSHRSTQEAALLDRLVAALCSRLAVQTVLETLSPRGLIRLLLLLADLKAKHVPLLTEVAALLKPLCPDAVDSTTSAKTPVRKGTVASRSPLRVSAGAIPASRGVSLSLEDDEQFVTRVQACGLNRLFRPADLAVLIVSFAALEAHEFQPLLRGAADVLSVHTRDLSLPLMVSTLDSCSRIKFYPQRLAEALLRSLPPELMKSHADDNSGSSVGESARVHHNGESARDGHRSSSTETRQDGRNELLEMPDTSIFSPLSVSSLAWRAGSPGAPLSLAERHQAAAAVPVLLKALARLNVRHKATVKAALSSLKQPDSHQTRASLPPSLAASTHGSVLLENGGSASPASPTSVGSPGGTSSDQTQRGGACPHDKASEGAGGLETNENAGDTRKKNCSFVPSFSVLPSARNTAALVYALYRLDVWDPQAVRSSLASLESLGGAELVARLGLKGCANVLLAASYFSCAGPKLYDEILPHMLPMETKLTKEGVSQLKIVELACRVGHLPFSFKTLSAASRDLLLRIRSCDLEPEEVCVSGLQREVSSTARTVGYHCFTEVQVGPYTLDFVKPVTQEDLVQMAMEEEARKSIPGFRRPLRHIDDPFEHELDIKGVVLEVDGPQHFYRDSFHWTSASKLKHRLLAGLGFRIAHVPYFDWLELHTEDVRRVYLRCALERALSPSRGDDLERWAPHAASCGLKKTPLSKSSVSEETSVSSDLAFDGDPASTRFDAAKGNVGESNARVLTAEQGDPDTIEKGKQIRDPFSFAPAPFLNAHERALLHERKHGDAMKSKKIALAIYKRERDRKKRERKEEQRRKIVALQNNPRNYKVGSS, from the exons ATGCGCATTCCTGTTTGCTTGTTCCCGCCGTTCTGCGAGAGGCGAGCCCTGCAGAAGCACGGAGACTGTTGGCGCCTGAAAATCACAGAATGGAGGTCGCCTCCtcactcgcctcttctccacgcCCCGCGCCTTGATACCTGGGTTGCATCGAGGCATCGgccttcgtgtctctcttcgtctcgaggTTCATCCTTTTGGACTCCAAGGCGACAGTCCGACGCGCGCGGCGATCTGCTGTCTTTGCCTGTCTTCGATTCTTGGCTCCCGACGCGTCCGTTGCGTTCTCCTGACTTTTGCTCCTCTTCTGGCATGAGTGAAGGTTTCCGTTTTCCcgagcgagagcgacgaaggccTGTCGTAGATTCTTGTCCGTatgctttttctcctctctcctcgtccgcttcgtctgcttcttctcgctctcttgctTCACAGgtttttcctccctcttccgtgtctttcttcgccttctctgtctctggctGTGCTTTCGCGTCCTGCCGGCCCTCCTGTTccggtctctctccgctctcagGGGGCACTTCGGCACCGAGCCCAAGTCAGCTAAAAACTCGCGCAAAGTCTCTGCTTCAGCGACTGCAGAGCCTGGCGTCGAATGAGGCAGGCGAGGAAACGGCACCCATCAGAATCCCCGAGAAAGGCAGTCAAAGGCTAACTCGTCTACACGCCAAGCTGGggaccgagagagaacaagggaaCCGAGACGAGGCTGCTACGCAAGGTGCATCGTCTGTGATCAGTGGGCCTGCTCAGTCGCCGAATcgcgagcagagaaacggacgagagcgagatgACTCCGAGGCAGGAAAGTCACAGGCGTTAGAGGATGGCGACCTCCTGTTTCTGCTACACAAtctgtcgcttttctcaCCCTCGgacctccttcttctcctcgctgctctgGTGCGATGGACCGAGCGTAGTGCGGCCTGTGCCTCgacggtgtctccttccaagggtccgctgtctccgctcgcGGCGCCGCTGCCCCCCACAGTTGGACCGCTGATGCGGGAGGTCGTCTCTCAGCTGGGCACTCagctcgcgcttcttccaaACTTTCCGACGACTGCACTTCTTTGTGGAGACCTCGTCCGCTCGAGTCCTGTGCGAGATACGCCGCGATTCTGGGAAgctttcttccgtttctttctctcttctgcgcaGCTGAAGTCCACCGGGAGCGTAGGCATTCACGGGAGCAGCCTTGCCCTCTCGTCGGCGTCGCAACTCATGCAgcttttgtcttttcttgcctctctcaAGAACCAAGCGGATCAGGCTCACTGCCGACCAAGCGAGGGAAGAACAGGCGACAGGGAacgcgacagcgaagcgtgcatgcaacgggGCTCGGCCTCGGGGGCAGGTGAGGCAGCCGAGGGAACAGAGGCGCGACATACGAGGGCAGAAGTgaacggaggagacaagagagcaGACTCCAGCGGCTTCTGTTCACCAGACCTTTCaccagaagagaagaatgcaACGCGAGGTGACAAGAGAGGGTgcagcggagaaggagaagtgACCAAGGGGAATGAAAGTGATGGCGTGCTCAGAGATGGACGGCTCGGCGACTCGTCTCCTTCGGATGCTCTGGCCTTGCCATCTGCGCCAGCCTCTCTCTCATTCCTCTTACTCGGCTCTGGAAGGAGCCACCGCTCCACTCAAGAAGCCGCGCTTCTTGACAGGCTTGTGGCGGCTCTGTGCAGTCGCTTGGCCGTGCAAACAGTGCTCGAGACACTCAGCCCCAGAGGCCTCattcgcctgcttcttcttctcgccgaccTAAAAGCCAAGCATGTGCCCCTCTTGACGGAAGTCGCTGCACTTCTCAAGCCTCTTTGCCCCGACGCCGTCGACTCCACGACTTCAG CGAAGACGCCTGTCAGGAAAGGCACCGTTGCGTCTCGATCGCCTCTTCGTGTTTCGGCGGGTGCGATACCAGCTTCTCGTGGCGTCAGTCTCTCGCTAGAGGACGACGAGCAATTTGTCACTCGCGTCCAAGCGTGTGGTTTGAACAGGCTTTTTCGTCCGGCGGATTTGGCTGTTCTTATTGTTTCTTTCGCCGCCCTCGAAGCCCACGAATTCCAGCCTCTTCTCCGAGGCGCAGCAGATGTGCTGTCTGTTCACACGCGcgacctctctctgcctctgatGGTCTCGACCCTCGACAGCTGCTCCCGCATCAAATTTTATCCTCAGCGCCTCGCCGAGGCGCTGCTGCGGAGTCTGCCGCCGGAGCTGATGAAGTCGCACGCAGACGACAATTCAGGCTCTAGTGTTGGCGAGAGCGCCAGAGTCCACCACAATGGAGAGAGCGCCAGAGACGGCCACAGAAGTTCGAGTACTGAAACGAGGCAGGATGGACGGAACGAACTGTTGGAAATGCCAGACACATCCAtcttttctccgctctctgtttcctctcttgcctGGCGGGCCGGCTCGCCTGGGGCGCCTTTGTCACTGGCCGAGAGGCACCAGGCTGCCGCAGCTGTCCCCGTCCTTTTGAAGGCTTTAGCTCGTCTGAACGTCCGGCACAAAGCCACTGTGAAGGCcgctctctcgagtctcAAGCAGCCCGACAGTCACCAGACTCGAGCGTCCTTGCCGCCGTCTTTGGCTGCTTCAACGCATGGATCGGTCCTTCTTGAGAACGgcggctctgcttctcccgcgtcgccCACTTCCGTAGGCTCGCCAGGGGGCACTTCGTCCGATCAAACGCAGCGCGGCGGCGCCTGCCCTCACGACAAGGCTTCTGAGGGAGCTGGAGGACTGGAAACCAACGAAAACGCGGGAGACACTCGGAAGAAAAACTGCTCCTTTGTCCCGAGTTTCTCAGTGTTGCCATCTGCAAGAAACACCGCCGCGCTTGTTTACGCTCTCTACCGTCTTGACGTCTGGGACCCTCAAGCGGTCCGCAGCTCTTTAGCTAGCCTGGAGAGCCTGGGAGGCGCAG AACTCGTGGCACGGCTGGGTCTCAAAGGTTGCGCCAACGTCCTGCTCGCTGCCTCCTACTTCTCGTGCGCGGGCCCGAAGCTCTACGACGAAATTCTCCCACAC ATGCTGCCTATGGAGACGAAGCTAACAAAGGAAGGCGTCTCGCAGCTGAAGATTGTTGAGCTTGCCTGCAG GGTCGGCCaccttcccttctccttcaAGACGCTCTCTGCCGCATCTcgagatcttcttcttcgcattcGCTCGTGCGATTTGGAACCTGAAgaagtgtgtgtgtctggTCTCCAGAGGGAGGTCTCCTCGACTGCTCGAACTGTCGGCTATCACTGCTTCACTGAG GTCCAAGTCGGCCCGTACACGCTGGATTTCGTGAAGCCGGTCACGCAGGAAGACTTGGTTCAGATGGCaatggaggaagaggcgcggAAATCCATTCCAGGCTTTCGGCGACCTCTTCGTCACATAGACGACCCCTTCG AGCACGAGTTGGACATCAAGGGAGTTGTTCTCGAAGTCGACGGCCCTCAGCATTTTTACCGTGACTCATTCCATTG GACTTCGGCGAGCAAGCTGAAACATCGTTTATTGGCGGGACTTG gaTTCCGGATTGCGCACGTGCCTTACTTCGACTGGCTGGAGCTTCACACGGAAGATGTTCGTCGGGTGTATCTCAG GTGTGCTCTGGAACGGGCTCTTTCCCCGTCTCGGGGAGACGACCTAGAACGCTGGGCACCGCACGCCGCATCATGCGGACTTAAAAAAACGCCCCTGAGCAAAAGCTCTGTTTCAGAAGAaacctctgtctccagtgACTTGGCTTTCGATGGAGATCCTGCCTCTACGCGTTTCGACGCGGCGAAGGGGAATGTGGGAGAGAGCAATGCAAGGGTGTTAACGGCGGAACAGGGAGACCCAGACACCATCGAGAAAGGGAAACAAATCAGGGATCCTTTTTCGTTTGCACCGGCACCGTTTCTGAACGCACACGAGCGAGCGCTACTGCATGAAAGGAAACACGGAGATGCAATGAAAAGCAAAAAGATCGCGTTAGCCATTTATAAGAGGGAAAGGGAccgaaagaagcgagaaaggaaagaggagcaACGAAGAAAAATCGTGGCACTCCAGAATAACCCTCGTAATTATAAAGTCGGGTCTAGCTAG
- a CDS encoding phenylalanine--tRNA ligase, beta subunit protein (encoded by transcript TGME49_306960) has translation MPTVSVPRDELFRRLGRTYSVHEFEELCFEFGIELDEVVEPGKDGSTETIYKIEVPANRYDLLCTEGISRALYAFNNPDAPLPAYRLEPATPQFTMTVKPAVNQVRPFVVCAILRNVTLTKAGLASFIEFQDKLHHTLCRRRSLVAIGTHDLSKIQPPFVYDARPPKNFEFVPLGCDSQMNGEQVMAHFSSHLQLKAYLPLIQNSPVYPLILDAKDRILSLPPIINSEFSKVTEDTRDIFIECTAVDITKAQIVLNTLVAMFSEYCKEPYTVEPIRVVYEDPSSAPIDRSVKCQGEASLQNGSASMNGWVFPRVNSRSMPFSLDYVRQLTGIPDLTADACANLLKRMMIHTSIEKATQAGILEASIPITRSDILHERDIVEDVAIAYSFNRLPVTRSYMLTGDALNCLSEKIRNFCTVCGYTEALNFSLSSAAENSSSLGRTPGDGKSSLFNPLEYQVNAQPVRLANSKTREFDQVRTTLISGLLKTIVANKGRRELPIKLFEIGDVCLLDSTTEVGARNLRYCCLAFADEHSSGLEEVHGVLDALLQSLQFVGEYAIAEMEAAVAAAAAAEKAGCEHASAHATEQLQRTLSRIRGTFKLVPSHEETFLPGRQVQVVASLKSSGDMENVPVLLGVMGTLHPHTLKAFGLTIPVSIFELNVEAFVQWLPAIDLVVG, from the exons ATGCCGACAGTCAGCGTCCCCCGTGACGAGCTCTTCAGAAGGCTCGGCCGCACATACT CTGTCCACGAGTTTGAAGAGCTCTGCTTCGAGTTCGGCATTGAACTGGACGAGGTCGTGGAACCGGGGAAAGACGGTTCCACCGAGACGATTTACAAAATCGAGGTTCCCGCAAACAG ATATGATCTTCTCTGCACCGAAGGCATTTCGCGTGCCTTGTACGCCTTCAACAATCCGGACGCGCCTCTGCCTGCGTATCGCCTGGAGCCAGCTACGCCCCAGTTCACCATGACCGTCAAACCTGCG GTCAACCAAGTCAGACCGTTTGTCGTGTGCGCCATTCTGAGGAACGTGACGTTGACCAAGGCAGGTCTCGCGTCGTTCATTGAATTTCAAGACAAACTGCACCATACGCTTTGCAG GCGGAGGTCGTTGGTGGCTATTGGAACCCACGATTTGTCGAAGATCCAGCCGCCGTTTGTCTACGATGCACGGCCTCCGAAGAATTTCGAATTCGTGCCTCTCGGATGCGATAGCCAGATGAACGGCGAGCAAGTCATGGCACACTTTTCAAGTCACTTGCAACTAAAA GCCTACCTGCCGCTTATTCAGAACTCTCCTGTTTATCCTCTAATTCTCGACGCAAAGGACCggattctctctctgcctcccaTCATCAACTCCGAGTTCTCCAAAGTCACTGAAGACACTCGAGACATCTTCATTGAGTGTACCGCT GTGGACATTACAAAGGCGCAGATTGTTTTGAACACGCTGGTTGCGATGTTTTCTGAATACTGCAAAGAGCCTTATACAGTTGAGCCGATTCGCGTGGTTTACGAAGACCCATCGAGTGCACCTATAGATCGAAGTGTGAAGTGTCAGGGCGAAGCGTCCCTGCAGAACGGCAGCGCGTCGATGAATGGATGGGTTTTCCCCAGAGTCAACAG cCGAAGCATGCCGTTCTCCCTCGACTACGTTCGCCAACTCACCGGCATTCCTGACTTGACCGCTGACGCATGCGCCAACCTTCTGAAGAGAATGATGATTCACACTTCCatcgagaaggcgacgcaggccGGCATTCTGGAGGCCTCGATCCCCATCACGCGAAGCG ACATTCTGCACGAGCGCGACATTGTTGAAGATGTGGCAATTGCATACAGCTTCAACCGACTGCCTGTCACTCGGTCGTACATGCTGACGGGAGACGCGCTGAATTGTTTGTCGGAGAAAATTCGAAATTTCTGCACCGTGTGCGGCTACACGGAGGCCCTCAActtctcgctttcgtctgCCGCAGAGAATTCCTCCAGTCTCGGCAGAACGCCTGGAGACGGGAAGAGTTCTCTCTTCAATCCCCTCGAG TACCAAGTCAATGCACAGCCCGTGCGCCTGGCGAACTCGAAAACACGTGAATTTGACCAAGTGCGGACGACTCTCATTTCCGGACTCCTCAAGACCATCGTTGCGAACAAAGGGCGACGCGAACTTCCTATCAAACTGTTCGAG ATTGGGGACGTCTGCCTGCTCGATTCCACCACGGAGGTCGGAGCGCGCAACTTGCGGTACTGCTGCCTCGCGTTTGCTGATGAACACTCGTCTGGACTGGAA GAAGTCCACGGCGTGCTGGACGCCCTTTTGCAAAGTCTGCAGTTTGTTGGAGAGTACGCCATTGCGGAAATGGAGGCTGCCGTCGCTGCCGCTGCAGCGGCCGAGAAGGCTGGCTGCGAGCATGCaagcgcgcatgcaacggagCAGCTCCAGCGCACGCTGTCGAGGATTCGTGGCACGTTCAAGCTTGTGCCTTCTCACG AAGAAACCTTCCTTCCCGGTCGGCAGGTGCAAGTGGTGGCGAGTCTCAAGTCGAGTGGCGACATGGAAAATGTACCCGTGCTTCTGGGGGTCATGGGGACGTTGCACCCTCACACCTTGAAGGCTTTCGGCCTCACGATTCCCG TCTCCATTTTCGAGCTGAACGTCGAAGCCTTTGTCCAGTGGCTCCCGGCAATCGACCTGGTCGTCGGCTAA